One Nitrosopumilus sp. DNA segment encodes these proteins:
- a CDS encoding hemerythrin domain-containing protein: protein MSATNQLRADHDQVKRLEKIVFKCSDELKQGTDIPFSDLTKITIVISEFVDTIHHSREEDFYFPCVASHESLKDEIHRFLVEHEFGRNVARLISRHLKLWKTGSDEREPVSRYLKAYGVFLKDHLHKENKFFDDAEAQVLTKQEESEMYEEYKSVFAIVKKAEDMILEIDSLESCSWYQK from the coding sequence ATGAGTGCTACAAATCAATTACGTGCAGATCATGATCAGGTAAAACGACTAGAAAAAATAGTCTTCAAATGCTCTGATGAATTAAAACAAGGGACTGACATCCCTTTTTCTGATTTGACAAAGATTACTATTGTAATTTCAGAATTTGTAGATACCATTCACCATTCTAGGGAAGAGGATTTCTATTTTCCTTGTGTTGCAAGTCACGAATCTCTAAAAGATGAAATTCATAGGTTTCTAGTAGAACATGAATTTGGTAGAAATGTGGCACGACTGATTTCACGTCATCTTAAACTATGGAAAACTGGATCTGATGAACGAGAACCTGTTTCAAGATATCTCAAAGCATATGGTGTGTTTCTCAAAGATCATCTACACAAAGAAAACAAGTTTTTTGATGATGCTGAGGCTCAGGTATTGACAAAACAAGAAGAATCTGAGATGTATGAGGAATACAAGTCTGTATTTGCTATCGTAAAAAAAGCTGAAGATATGATATTGGAGATTGATTCTTTAGAGTCTTGTTCTTGGTATCAAAAATAA
- a CDS encoding transcriptional regulator, whose translation MVDLIDETADYVLELSSPQRLNILFKLLGKNLTPSTCAKEVDATRQEVHRNFTRLEKNGLIKKTMDGTYALTTFGKSICTQVPSLVFLMQNRKYFENHDFGDIPNKFNMRCGQLAISNRVKGVSKVLEQWKNIYKNSEDYIYEVIPEVPLDIIEPLVKQVKNGVKFHYIFSESTVVPKGRKALLKKLGFDKLIEKGLVERRMVAKIQTTLVLNEKEACVMFPGNEGEPDITEMFYSDDPLFHEWCLDYFRYCWYGSDIFKESKLKE comes from the coding sequence ATGGTTGATCTGATTGATGAGACTGCAGATTATGTACTGGAGCTTTCCAGTCCTCAAAGACTGAATATTCTGTTTAAATTATTGGGTAAAAATTTGACTCCTTCAACCTGTGCTAAGGAAGTTGATGCAACAAGACAGGAGGTTCATAGGAATTTCACCCGTCTTGAAAAAAATGGATTGATAAAAAAAACAATGGATGGCACATATGCATTAACAACATTTGGAAAAAGTATTTGCACCCAAGTTCCGTCTTTAGTGTTTCTTATGCAAAACAGGAAATACTTTGAGAATCATGATTTTGGCGATATTCCTAACAAATTCAATATGAGATGTGGTCAACTTGCAATTAGTAATCGTGTCAAAGGAGTATCCAAAGTCTTAGAACAATGGAAAAATATCTATAAAAATTCTGAAGATTATATTTATGAGGTAATACCTGAGGTGCCTCTTGACATTATTGAACCTCTTGTAAAGCAAGTAAAAAATGGTGTTAAATTCCATTATATTTTTTCAGAATCTACAGTTGTTCCAAAGGGAAGAAAGGCTCTTTTGAAAAAATTGGGATTTGATAAATTAATTGAAAAAGGATTGGTTGAACGTAGAATGGTTGCAAAAATTCAAACTACGCTTGTTCTTAATGAAAAAGAAGCATGTGTAATGTTCCCTGGAAATGAAGGTGAACCAGACATAACTGAAATGTTTTATTCTGATGATCCACTGTTTCATGAATGGTGTCTTGATTATTTCAGATATTGTTGGTATGGATCTGACATATTCAAAGAAAGCAAGCTAAAAGAATAA
- a CDS encoding pyridoxamine 5'-phosphate oxidase family protein produces MVKIPDPIIQFIETQGIFVVGTISGNKFVNVSPRIFFHVDEDVIYWLDFFKHKSYKNMQVNPLVTVSVFNKDELKGYQFRGIVSFITDEPVKSEIKNLIIDKVLKSNSSPKLKSLSEKEVNVIQFEPRVCYSLNPEEYSNLSIGSDVDSEYFFQK; encoded by the coding sequence ATGGTAAAAATCCCTGACCCTATTATTCAGTTTATTGAAACTCAGGGAATTTTTGTAGTGGGAACGATTAGTGGCAATAAATTTGTTAATGTTTCTCCTAGAATTTTCTTTCATGTTGATGAAGATGTAATTTATTGGTTGGATTTTTTCAAACATAAATCATACAAAAACATGCAAGTAAATCCTTTGGTTACTGTTTCTGTTTTTAACAAAGATGAACTGAAAGGATATCAGTTTAGAGGAATTGTTAGTTTTATTACTGATGAACCTGTAAAATCTGAAATAAAAAATTTAATTATAGACAAAGTCTTAAAATCAAACTCGTCTCCTAAGCTCAAATCTCTTTCAGAAAAAGAGGTAAACGTAATTCAGTTTGAACCCCGTGTTTGCTATTCATTAAATCCTGAAGAATACTCCAACTTATCAATTGGCTCAGATGTGGATTCTGAATACTTTTTTCAGAAATAA
- a CDS encoding sulfurtransferase TusA family protein, with protein sequence MSESTEKKLDATGLFCPEPVFRTKIEIERMQVGEIIIVSADDPAAEDDISRWVTRNGHELLDLSKDGETITFKIKKVK encoded by the coding sequence ATGTCTGAATCTACTGAAAAAAAATTGGATGCAACAGGATTGTTTTGCCCTGAACCTGTATTTCGAACAAAAATTGAAATTGAAAGAATGCAAGTAGGTGAAATCATAATTGTATCTGCTGATGATCCAGCTGCAGAAGACGATATTTCGAGATGGGTTACAAGAAATGGCCACGAATTACTAGATCTGTCTAAAGATGGCGAAACAATTACTTTTAAAATTAAAAAGGTGAAATAA
- a CDS encoding cysteine synthase family protein gives MTAVTDTDVLNRVGNTPLVKLDSLSHDNVEYFAKLEGHNPFGSVKDRAAYWMIKDGEEKGILTKGKSIIIEPTSGNTGIALTGIANVLGYKVEIVIPEKASNETKEIIRKLGAKVFETSDDLCPKVGAGTDQSIALATSIASSRPDTYYSPNQYANEANFKGHYVGTGPEIWKQTEGKVTHFFTGVGTGGTITGIGAFLKEKNPDVKIIGCQPQQNHLIQGWRNFEESAKPDLFLKRENVVDDWVSVDNDEAFSVVKEVYTKDKLLISPSSAAVYACMKKYPIEGDACVVGIFADDGRKFKSVYATQNVMTEEEFDTSLKDAKYMSELAY, from the coding sequence ATGACTGCTGTCACTGATACTGATGTCTTGAATCGTGTAGGCAATACACCTCTTGTGAAATTAGATTCGCTTTCACATGATAATGTAGAATATTTTGCAAAATTAGAAGGTCATAATCCATTTGGCTCTGTCAAAGACCGAGCTGCATATTGGATGATTAAAGATGGTGAAGAAAAAGGGATTCTGACAAAAGGAAAAAGCATAATCATTGAACCTACTTCTGGCAATACTGGTATTGCGTTAACTGGAATTGCAAATGTTTTAGGCTATAAAGTCGAAATTGTAATTCCTGAAAAAGCAAGTAATGAAACAAAAGAGATTATTCGAAAATTGGGTGCTAAAGTATTTGAAACAAGTGATGATTTGTGTCCAAAAGTTGGTGCTGGAACTGATCAAAGCATTGCACTTGCTACATCCATTGCTTCATCTAGACCTGATACCTATTATTCTCCCAATCAATATGCCAATGAAGCAAATTTTAAAGGTCATTATGTTGGAACAGGACCTGAAATTTGGAAACAAACTGAAGGTAAAGTAACTCATTTCTTTACTGGTGTGGGTACTGGTGGAACAATCACCGGTATTGGTGCTTTTTTGAAAGAAAAAAATCCTGATGTAAAAATAATTGGTTGTCAACCTCAACAAAACCATTTGATTCAAGGTTGGAGGAATTTTGAAGAATCAGCAAAACCTGATTTGTTTTTAAAACGAGAAAATGTTGTCGATGACTGGGTTTCTGTTGATAATGACGAAGCATTCTCTGTTGTAAAAGAAGTCTATACTAAAGACAAACTCTTGATAAGTCCTTCATCTGCTGCTGTATATGCATGCATGAAAAAATATCCTATTGAAGGAGATGCATGCGTAGTTGGAATTTTTGCTGATGATGGTAGGAAATTCAAAAGTGTATATGCAACTCAAAATGTAATGACTGAAGAAGAATTTGATACTTCTTTAAAAGATGCAAAATACATGTCTGAATTGGCTTATTGA
- the trxB gene encoding thioredoxin-disulfide reductase: protein MMAADADASVLEIKDDEPKIPDKNKTKYDVIIIGAGPSGYTAGIYCSRAGYDTLILSGILPGGQLVNTTEVENYPGFENGIMGPDLMIDMRKQSQRMGTTIVDDVAVDVDFRRKPFKVLTASEEYEGRAVIIATGANPRKLGLEGEETFGGKGVSYCATCDGPFFRNQEIVVVGGGDSAIEEATFLTKFATNVHLVHRRGELRASKIMQERALNNEKIKFHWDSAVIEIKGDQKMQQAVLKNLKTNEETTLDAGGLFVAIGHEPNTQLFKGQIDLDEEGYVVLKNKTYTNIEGVFAAGDVHDRSYRQAITAAAFGCMAAIDVDKYLTESADK from the coding sequence ATGATGGCAGCAGATGCAGATGCATCAGTTTTAGAGATTAAAGATGATGAACCAAAAATTCCAGACAAAAATAAAACAAAATATGATGTAATTATCATAGGTGCAGGACCATCAGGATACACTGCAGGAATTTATTGTTCAAGAGCAGGTTATGATACATTGATTTTATCAGGCATTTTACCAGGAGGACAGCTGGTAAACACAACAGAAGTTGAAAATTATCCAGGATTTGAAAATGGGATCATGGGTCCAGATTTGATGATTGATATGAGAAAACAATCTCAAAGAATGGGGACTACAATAGTAGATGATGTTGCAGTAGATGTGGATTTTAGACGAAAACCATTCAAAGTTTTAACTGCATCTGAAGAATATGAAGGACGGGCAGTGATTATTGCAACAGGAGCCAATCCTAGAAAATTAGGATTAGAAGGTGAAGAAACGTTTGGAGGTAAAGGAGTATCTTATTGTGCAACATGCGATGGACCATTCTTTAGAAATCAAGAGATTGTTGTTGTTGGTGGAGGAGACTCTGCAATTGAAGAAGCAACATTTCTTACTAAATTTGCAACAAATGTTCATCTTGTTCACAGACGAGGGGAACTACGTGCAAGTAAAATTATGCAAGAAAGAGCATTAAACAATGAGAAAATTAAATTCCATTGGGATTCAGCAGTTATTGAAATTAAAGGAGATCAAAAAATGCAACAAGCAGTTTTAAAAAATCTAAAAACCAATGAAGAAACAACTCTTGATGCAGGAGGATTGTTTGTAGCTATTGGGCATGAGCCAAATACTCAATTGTTTAAAGGTCAAATAGATTTAGACGAAGAAGGATACGTAGTACTAAAAAATAAAACGTATACCAATATAGAAGGAGTTTTTGCAGCAGGTGATGTACATGATCGAAGTTACAGACAAGCAATAACAGCTGCAGCTTTTGGATGTATGGCAGCAATTGATGTTGATAAATATCTCACTGAAAGTGCAGATAAATGA
- a CDS encoding CBS domain-containing protein: MNNTFVNDVMSKNVLTLEKSSTIQEAAEHMKRLSVGCVIVTDNDSPIGIITERDFVIKVAAEGRPLFTEIKEVMSSPLITIDPEETIWEASEAMKEKSIHKLPVKENEKIVGIITTSDIVRISSVGSDSEMRRICDQILLRMEKE; encoded by the coding sequence GTGAATAACACATTTGTAAATGATGTAATGAGCAAAAATGTACTTACTTTAGAGAAATCATCTACAATACAAGAAGCTGCAGAACATATGAAGCGATTGAGTGTAGGATGTGTTATAGTGACAGATAATGACAGTCCTATAGGAATTATTACAGAAAGAGATTTTGTAATAAAAGTTGCAGCAGAAGGCAGACCATTATTTACTGAGATTAAAGAAGTGATGTCATCTCCTTTGATCACAATAGATCCAGAAGAAACGATCTGGGAAGCGTCAGAAGCCATGAAAGAAAAATCAATCCACAAACTACCTGTGAAAGAAAATGAAAAAATTGTAGGAATCATCACAACATCAGACATTGTAAGAATTTCAAGTGTTGGTTCAGATTCAGAAATGCGAAGAATTTGTGATCAAATTCTTTTAAGAATGGAAAAAGAGTAA
- a CDS encoding universal stress protein → MAIKTKKILVPLDGSKNSIRGLDMAIHIARQSHGTITALAVKSVPGIYAIHPLGFLDFTSMTEVKKLLSDAKIRAAKKGIQLTGKAIAGDPGYDIARFANNSKNKIDMVVIGARGRSSAKEIFLGSVSNYVLHKSKKPVLVVK, encoded by the coding sequence ATGGCAATTAAAACAAAGAAAATTCTTGTTCCTCTTGATGGCTCTAAAAATTCAATTCGTGGGTTAGATATGGCTATTCATATTGCAAGACAGTCTCATGGAACTATTACTGCATTGGCCGTTAAATCTGTGCCTGGAATATATGCAATTCATCCTTTAGGGTTTTTAGATTTCACTTCTATGACTGAAGTTAAAAAATTACTAAGTGATGCAAAAATCAGAGCTGCAAAAAAAGGAATTCAACTTACAGGTAAGGCAATTGCAGGAGACCCTGGTTATGATATTGCAAGGTTTGCAAATAACTCTAAAAATAAAATTGATATGGTTGTTATTGGAGCTCGTGGAAGGAGTTCTGCAAAAGAAATTTTCCTAGGTAGTGTTTCTAATTATGTTTTACATAAATCCAAAAAACCTGTACTTGTCGTAAAATGA
- a CDS encoding universal stress protein: MSNNFQKILVPLDGSVYSEKALERACELVNTFDSSLILIYVVEKSLPINLLDRKEYLDILRKFGTKVLKKANVKLAKRGITAKTFLKEGNIVSEIQKTAKKEKCNLIIVGNKGLGSVSRLLLGSISNKISQSSSCSVLIVK; encoded by the coding sequence ATGAGTAACAATTTTCAGAAAATTCTTGTTCCTCTTGATGGTTCTGTTTATTCTGAAAAGGCATTAGAACGGGCTTGTGAATTGGTTAACACATTTGATTCTAGTTTAATTTTGATTTATGTTGTAGAAAAATCCCTTCCGATTAATCTGCTTGATCGTAAAGAGTATTTAGATATTCTAAGAAAATTTGGTACTAAAGTATTAAAAAAAGCAAATGTAAAATTAGCAAAAAGAGGAATTACTGCAAAAACTTTTCTTAAAGAAGGAAACATCGTTAGTGAAATTCAAAAAACTGCAAAAAAAGAAAAATGTAATTTAATTATTGTTGGAAATAAAGGGTTAGGTTCTGTTTCTAGATTACTACTTGGCAGCATTTCAAATAAAATTTCTCAGTCTTCTTCTTGTTCTGTATTGATCGTAAAATAA
- a CDS encoding CBS domain-containing protein has protein sequence MNIQNLGLSELISNPITVSPNTSLLKTREIILEKKVKRVIVIDKKNPIGVITEKDIAKKIYELGTKPINSVKAKDFKPKNLYTLTKEDSVKDCAKLMKKHRISLVIILGRNKTLQGIVTKTDLVKAFLTKSSDSIKVSKIMKTEVITSAPSDPILHIESLLIKYGISRVIIKRNQIPVGIVTFRDFVPAKIPQWIAESADPKEVQEYKFKKGLKEMHSNQMSYLFPFHATDIMSTKPITINENDEVKQAITKMIKYDISGLPVVKNSKLVGIITKTDIVNALAS, from the coding sequence ATGAATATCCAAAATCTAGGATTATCAGAATTAATTTCTAATCCAATTACAGTTAGTCCTAACACATCGTTATTGAAAACAAGAGAGATCATACTAGAGAAAAAAGTAAAAAGAGTAATTGTAATTGATAAAAAAAATCCAATAGGAGTAATTACAGAAAAGGATATTGCAAAAAAAATCTATGAACTAGGAACAAAACCAATCAATTCAGTCAAAGCAAAAGATTTCAAACCTAAAAATCTGTATACATTAACTAAAGAAGACTCTGTCAAAGATTGTGCAAAATTAATGAAAAAACACAGAATTAGTTTAGTGATCATACTTGGCAGAAACAAAACACTTCAAGGAATTGTAACAAAGACAGATCTAGTAAAGGCATTTCTAACAAAAAGCTCAGATTCAATCAAAGTTTCAAAGATTATGAAAACAGAGGTTATAACAAGTGCCCCAAGTGATCCAATCTTACACATTGAAAGTTTGCTTATCAAATATGGTATTTCAAGAGTAATTATCAAAAGAAATCAAATTCCAGTAGGCATAGTAACCTTCAGAGATTTTGTTCCTGCTAAAATTCCCCAATGGATTGCAGAATCTGCAGATCCTAAAGAAGTTCAAGAGTATAAATTCAAAAAAGGATTAAAAGAAATGCATTCAAATCAGATGAGTTATCTCTTTCCATTTCATGCCACAGACATCATGTCCACCAAACCAATTACAATCAATGAAAATGATGAAGTTAAGCAGGCAATAACTAAAATGATCAAATATGATATTAGTGGCCTTCCAGTAGTAAAAAATTCAAAATTAGTAGGGATTATTACAAAAACAGATATTGTAAATGCGTTAGCTAGTTGA
- a CDS encoding universal stress protein encodes MFQNILVPFDLSNQSTRAFKVALDIAKNYNSKVTLLTCIEGDAWHHKYYDARADAELIKKQKKVSKKYLEKLEMSAKKNNVSIKSQIIASKSVVNDIVNFAKSRKHDLIVIGSHGRTGFDKLLLGSVANGVSQKTKCPVLIVK; translated from the coding sequence TTGTTTCAAAATATTCTTGTTCCATTTGATCTTTCAAATCAATCTACTAGGGCATTTAAAGTCGCATTGGATATTGCTAAAAATTATAATTCTAAAGTTACTTTACTAACTTGTATTGAAGGTGATGCCTGGCATCACAAATACTATGATGCCCGTGCAGATGCAGAACTAATTAAAAAACAGAAAAAAGTTTCTAAAAAATATCTTGAAAAATTAGAAATGTCTGCAAAGAAAAACAACGTTTCTATCAAATCACAAATAATTGCATCCAAATCTGTTGTAAATGATATTGTAAATTTTGCAAAATCTCGTAAACATGATTTGATTGTAATTGGTTCTCATGGCCGAACTGGTTTTGATAAATTACTTTTAGGAAGTGTTGCTAATGGTGTTTCCCAAAAAACTAAATGCCCTGTACTGATAGTCAAATAG
- a CDS encoding lactate dehydrogenase, whose product MISIVGSGRVGSSIAFLCVSHGLDDVLLVNRDRKKAIGEALDIASAIPANSKFSISGTDDYSRLSGSNVVVIAASVSMYKKARTENIDAQVKMIKEIAQQIKKYCPSAIVLIVSNPLDVLTYFFQKETNFDRFKVIGIASSLDSSRFRYYISETLSVPQSSISNAIVLGEHGDSMVPVFSGVKVGGNPLFSMIDTRDVITENVRNYWKKLRNYKSRSQFGIAKNTFDVINSILQKNNLEIPVSVVLNGEYGESDVAMGVPVKIDQNGISEIQKIKLDDTESSSLKKSSAKIRTLIQSIHT is encoded by the coding sequence TTGATCTCCATTGTTGGTAGCGGAAGAGTTGGCTCTTCAATTGCATTTCTTTGTGTATCTCATGGACTAGATGATGTTTTGCTTGTAAATAGAGATAGGAAAAAGGCAATTGGTGAAGCATTAGATATTGCAAGTGCTATCCCTGCAAACTCTAAATTCTCTATCAGTGGAACTGATGATTATTCCCGATTATCTGGTTCTAATGTTGTAGTGATTGCTGCAAGTGTTAGTATGTACAAAAAAGCCCGAACTGAAAATATAGATGCACAAGTAAAAATGATTAAAGAAATTGCACAACAAATTAAGAAGTATTGCCCTTCTGCAATAGTTCTAATTGTTTCAAACCCTCTTGATGTTTTAACATATTTCTTCCAAAAAGAAACTAATTTTGATAGATTCAAGGTGATTGGCATTGCATCTAGCTTAGATTCTAGTAGATTCCGCTATTACATATCTGAAACATTATCTGTTCCCCAATCTTCAATCTCAAATGCAATTGTCTTAGGTGAGCATGGTGATTCGATGGTACCTGTTTTTTCTGGAGTAAAAGTTGGCGGTAATCCTCTTTTCTCTATGATTGATACACGTGATGTAATTACAGAAAATGTTCGAAATTATTGGAAAAAGTTACGAAATTATAAAAGCAGATCTCAATTTGGAATTGCCAAAAATACCTTTGACGTCATTAATTCTATTTTGCAGAAAAACAATCTTGAAATCCCCGTTTCTGTTGTTCTTAATGGTGAATATGGTGAAAGCGATGTTGCCATGGGTGTTCCAGTAAAAATTGATCAAAATGGAATATCTGAAATACAGAAAATCAAACTTGATGACACTGAATCCTCTTCTCTAAAAAAATCGTCTGCAAAGATTAGAACTCTTATCCAATCAATTCATACTTGA
- a CDS encoding DUF6775 family putative metallopeptidase produces the protein MKISKIILYDEPTVPQIQLKKLERIITDTFPVKTEIRKNFFAQHDQTIYEKIASCRIFDLKKPFKTHLPSTYETQMEIQNKDMSNKKEMILYDGFELQKVIKEFIPVDENQDDIFQIIFTNKLTCTFDEGDYRYHARTWIGPNPVIISTTGMIEAPAKPKKYYLDLMTNFNEEKTEEIKEKYKGVFLDYNDSRISEISEGYVLQSIMYYETGDTFCEDKECRLYNAHWQKELIHSQVENKKFCSKHQIKFKELTSQV, from the coding sequence GTGAAAATTTCTAAAATTATTCTATATGATGAACCTACAGTACCTCAAATTCAATTAAAAAAATTAGAGAGAATCATCACAGATACATTTCCAGTAAAAACAGAGATAAGAAAAAATTTCTTTGCACAACACGATCAAACAATATATGAAAAAATTGCAAGTTGCAGGATTTTTGATTTAAAAAAACCGTTTAAAACACACCTACCTTCAACATATGAAACCCAAATGGAAATTCAAAACAAAGACATGTCAAACAAAAAAGAAATGATTCTGTACGACGGATTTGAACTTCAGAAAGTCATCAAAGAGTTTATTCCTGTAGACGAAAATCAAGATGATATTTTTCAAATAATTTTTACAAACAAGTTAACATGTACATTTGATGAAGGAGATTATAGATACCATGCAAGAACATGGATTGGTCCAAATCCGGTAATCATATCCACTACAGGGATGATTGAAGCTCCTGCAAAACCAAAAAAATACTATCTTGATTTGATGACTAATTTTAATGAAGAAAAAACTGAAGAAATTAAAGAAAAATACAAAGGAGTATTTTTAGATTATAATGATTCAAGGATATCGGAAATTAGTGAAGGATATGTTTTACAATCCATTATGTATTATGAAACAGGAGATACATTTTGTGAAGATAAAGAATGCAGACTATACAATGCACACTGGCAAAAGGAACTGATTCATTCACAGGTAGAAAACAAAAAATTTTGTTCCAAACATCAAATCAAATTCAAGGAATTAACATCTCAAGTATGA